The region tttattgcaaatattttaagtttaaaatggtGTTAGGTTAATGTAAACATActattgttttttctttttaaaattggtaaatatatgttttaaattaggaGGCAAATATGCACTTGCTGGTGACAATGTTGCCGGATTTGTCCCATTATTAGTTTCGCCAGGGATTGTTTTAAATGGTAAGTTTTTGACTTTCTGTTAAGTTATCATTGTTTTAGTTCCTATTGTATCTAATTTGTTTGTGCGGTGCCCCTCCCCAATCATATGCATTATGTTCTGCCTCAGTGATTTTGCCTTCTTCCTTTTTCTGTCTGGCCTCCTGTCTGACCTTGTTGGTCATTCATTCTAAACTGCTTGTGTTGTGAGGTGCTCTTAATAAACTTAACTACTGACttaacacttttttatgcCTGATCACACACTATTGGTGTAGTACGACATACTGCAAAAGCTGGACTGTGCCATTAGAGTGGCAAACAAAGATAACAGAAATAATACAGGGATATAAATAACCGAACCAATCGAAAGTATAATTTTCTTCAGTAACGTAATATTTCATCTTTTTTATCGAAAGTGACATTTAATGCACACGAATTACCCTTTACAAAGACGAAGACATAATTCAGCATACCAAAATTCATGTCTGCCTATCTGTCCACTCctgaatatatatttcaccactttcatataaatatttcatcccTTTTGTAGAAAGTGACACATACTGCTTGGACTTCTGGTTCTACATCTCTGGTACAGCAAGATTAGATGTTGTTTATTTAGGAGGGGAGTTATTAAATTACAAGGACCAAGTGTTGACTTGGTTTAATACTCCAGCTACGAAATGGCAGCATggaaaagttgaaataaaGAGAACGACTTATCCTATTAaggtttgtattaaattagTTGCAGGCAAATCTAAATTTATTGAAGGGTAGAACGGTTTGTATAGTTCtgtagggtaaaatgggacacctttagcacagtgtatccaaatatcctgatcttgttttaaacaattaacaacggtctatacgAGTCGAAagggtatggttttataattctttgaatgttctttgtttactaccaaatgggacgagaaatagaataaaaaagtgttccatcttctcccactctactatatcaatactttattttaataatcttTATTGTTTCAAAATGATAAGGTTTATAGTAACCTGGTgaacagtttgtttttttttaaaaaagccatgatttttattttaaaaactatgatTTTgctactttaaaataaaataaaattgtaaaagacTTTATCTCCTATACTATAAACTAGTAACCTGGTACTCAGGTTTTagctatatttttattttaaagtaatgatttttctaaaaaatgtaactgttATTACGATAGATTTACTCCAAAATCTTTTATTACTCCAGATCGGATTTCACGCTACGAGAAATAACCAATCAATAATTGcagttgatgacatcacaatgcaaCCCACAAGCTGTAAAAGTGAGATATTTTGCAGTTAAAGAAGTCATAAAATTTCAACTGATGTTTTTCCAGATCCTACACTTCATGTACCTGCCGATCAGTTCAGTTGCAAATTTGATATTACATCCTCATTTTGCAAAGGTGGGTGTATTGTATTCTATTTGGGTGAAATCCCATGACTTGGGACTTAGGCAAGCAAATACCTTTTACCCAAGATGAGAAAATTTTGCTATTTTCTAAAGGAGAGTTCTTTCTTGTTCTTTCTAAATTAGGCATCTAAAAATATGGCGCTAGATCAAAACCTTAAATTTAACTCTGATTCATTTCTAAGCAAAGCTAAgtgtattctattctatatgggtgaggtcctatttCATAGAAGTAGCAAATTTTCATCTCTTTTAACCTCTAAAACACTGCGGTGTTACTTCAAAAATGTGcaaagaaaatgttaaatttgtgGCTGTTTAACAACCTGTACTTTTCCCATAACTCATGTGAACAACTGTGTTCAATTACCAGTACATTATCATTGCAACCAGGCGTGGATTTATGAAGCTATAACACTCGGAACTATAAGTTTAATTTAGCAATCAGGGTTTAAACGACCTGCAGCTACTAGAACAGTATTACGGTAAACTGAAACGACATGTGTATTCATACCTTTCCTTTatcaaatgtgttttaaataactgtCTTTTATTTTCCAGGTTGGTCTCAGGGGCCTGGAAACAAGATGTTGCTATTTGCACAGGGTGCAATACCTGATACTTACTTGGAGCAATATGAACATACTAGAAATGGTAAGCATTTAATACATACAGCACATCTCATGccaatatataaatagataTAACTCATTCATTTTTGAGTGACAGGGCATTAACAGTTAACGTAACCCAGCATTTCATTGTTCATTGTGTAGCCAAGTGTTTGGACAATTCATAAGGGAACACATGTCTCAAAgacataactgtttttttgaaACACATTCCTTCATAATAGTAGCAGAGTTGAGCCACTGTTCGACAGTGTCAGAATTATacaaaactaatataaaacaggcacgaggtgtttgagaTAGAACCTCCCTTGGTATAGAGTCGCCCACCAtccaaggataaacaagtttttattaatttaagaCATATTTGATAAACAAACTCGAAATGctaagcattcattatacccttacacaaatgaatgaatgtaacttacttttcctcgcgtggccggaaaaagacagtcgttatcacacagatTTAACagctcgtgccagcttaagagttaccatgtttgttactttgtgggtgtttttgttatgtatggctgataatttagacaacccattagtgaccactgggttggagcaattgccgttaagtgtcttgcccaaggacacatacgcccacaatggtagcagcgttgagccttgaacacattatctctgggttaaaggcaggtgcgctaacaaCTATACGACGGCGTCGGACACAGAACATTAATATGCTGTATCTCTTGGAGTTGCCctccacacaaggataaactatattttattaatttaaatttttcaccACAATCTTGTACACAGGTGGTCGATTTGCTTATGTACCAGACCTCCGAGATGGTAAGACTTCTAATTCAGTTCAGCTTGTTTCGCCAATCGTGACTTTAAACAGTgagtaaatatgtttaaattttaaatcccAAAGCAGCTTTGACAAACTTGTACTTTTcacataaaagtaattttatattaaagtgcAACTCTTTGATTTAGTTGTaggtaataattttaataacttttatttgtctttttgattAGTTTgacaaagatttagaaatattctGAAAGTaaagacaagatatagcgaaaaaacaacagtttttaaaataggcttacagttaaaaccatcttacatttaattgaaagtaAATAAGTGGGTTGCTAATTGAGTCACCAACTGAGATTAAAATGGCTTTTGATCATTATGTAACAgttgtaacatttaaaaagtatacATTGCAGTTTCACAAATTGGGTCACCAAAGCTTTACTATTTCTTTATGctgatttatatttaccttatcTTTTTAACtgcaagcgtgttttaacagctgctgttttgtcgctatatcctgtctttttgtttaaaatatttttatagtttttttatactaccctaatcgaagagacaaataaagttattgttactattattattaactggctaaaggtggctgtacacagtatctggcATGCAAATTCGcctgcgaagtcgtatgcaaacccattaccgagttccgcatgcggcagcgaaatccggacaaaacagacaaaatggacgaattccggatactgtgtacagccacctttaaaaGTTGGGATGAATTATGCAGAAATATTTCCGTGCAGCCACTTCAAGGTATTGTCTCACTGCtgcatatttaaacaatggaaGAAGTGGGAATTATAATTTTGCTGTGCATCAAGTCAAAAATAACGTCACAGCAGTGATATTTAgatcaacaaaaaaacagttttggtGGAATCAGTTTGGTAGAACTATCAGAGGGTCTAATATACCTGTTCAGGTTTGTATGGTTGCTGAGTTGTTTGCTTTTATATACTGTAGAACTGCTCATGTAGCTCAATTGCttaactgtaaaataaaagctgTCACAGCCAGATTGGATATTTACCGGCTAATTTTGCGGGACCATTTGGTTAACTCAGTGGTTAAACGTTTGCCTTTTAACAAATGCTGGTTGCTGTCAACATTGTGTTGGTCTGTTCCCTTAAGCAATACACTTAAAGGTCATTGCTCCACCCCACTAGTCATTATTGGGTCATCCAAATTGACATAAAAAAGCattgaaataacaaaaacaaaaataagcaaaaattTGTATGCATTGGAACTCAtaaagcatgaggtgtataaaaaagaacactTGTGTAATATCCTTTAAAATTGCCATGCGAGAACAAATCTGCTCATAAATAAGcaaattatgttttgaaaacttcaattgatataataacattatCTTTATTGTATTCCACAGTATATTTTTGAAATCGTTTTCCCCCGGAACCGCAGGTTATCTGATTCTTTGTTTCTTGATGATATTGTATTATACCCAACTTCTTGCCTTGACTTGCCATTCAACTGCAGTTTTGACCATTCCCAGCTATGTTTAGGtaaattttactttgtaaaaaatattttcatttttctacTACTTTTACATAAtagatgtattttaaatatagtagggtgggggaatataagacaccttatcattctattttcttgtcacattttttagtaaacaaagaaaactcaaataatcataaaatcgtattctcacgacttccatagaccgctgtttaaaacacgggatctttagatattctgtgctagAGGTGTCCTGTCAcagattaaataaattacaattacTTGGTGTGATTGTCAaagcaaaactaaaattattaGTTTAGTAAAGACTACCTGTAccttatttataaaattcataatttaataagattttttttttgatttttttctttactaagaagttattttttaggttGGTCCCAAAGCAGATCAGATCAACTTACATGGCGCTTAAGAAATAGACCAACTTCATCAAGAAACACCGGCCCTCAATATGAACACACTGAAAATAGTAAGTCTAATTTTGTTTAAGACGTTTGAGCTAGGAATATTGTATTATCACTTCTTAGCATAGAGAAACATttggtgtaacggtcacgccttgtATCCAAAATagtatttcttttttatatcaataagcgtgttttaacaactgttgttttaccgttactaccggCCTTTTAGCGGTTGCCAACTCttttgttcttcgttatcgtaaccgaagagataaaataaattgcattcatttatttacccACAATTTTGCACATGTGATAACTCATAAACAAGCACTGTCACGGCTAGTGCATATCATTCTCAAACAAGACCTTGTCATGCTTTGTGCGCTATGGTTGTACCAGTATTACTTGGTTTTTTTGAACACGGACTTTACcagtatagaatagaatattgCAAAGACAAACTTTACTTTCCACACATAGATGGAATAGATCTTAATtcttaacttgttttattttgataaacaGAGGGTTACTATGCATTTGTGGAAGCTGATACTGGTACAGCCGGTAACCGTGGTGCAATGTTCTCGCCAAGAATTCATCAGAAAAGTAATAAAGACATTTTgtgtttctttataaaaaatcacaGCAAacaatcaataaaaatatttgcgtATCAGGTAATGTCACATATTGTTTCGATTTCTGGTACCACAAAAGGGGTGAGCTTGGTGCTGGAAGTCTGTTGAATGTATTTAAAGCAAGTTCAAAGCGTTCCACCAAAAGAAATTTAATCAAGAGTTTCTCTGAAGTTCACACTCATTGGAGACATTCTTTAATTGAGATGAACGGAGAAGCAGAACCATTTATAGTAAGTTTAGCATGTATAATATATCATACATGTCTTGCTGCGTTTTACTGTCCAATGTCCATTTTTAATGGTCTATTATAATACATCACATGTCAATAATAATatggtataaatattattttagcaGCTCATccggtataaaaacgtagtttATTTCCAACAAAGAACAGAAGATACAATAACCTCATATAATTTCTTTCGTCATCGAGTTTTCCTTTAGACTGCGGTGTGTTTTTTGCCCTAACACTATCTCCTCCTTACAGTGCCCTTTTCACGCTTATCTTGCCTTATATTTCCcctttttcatgtttttcgCTTGCCTGTACTGTGCGTTACATTCGCTGATGAAGTCTCGGCATATGACAGatgaaacgttggaaatacaataattttttagaCCAAATGAGCcgctaaaatattatttataatatgccttgtagcagaagtaacataataatatagtagttttttatacataagACAAATATACTCATGCCTCTCATGTACATAAAGATGctttatataatttacaataatataGTATTAATTATACCAAAAATAAACCCAGTAAAAACTTTTCAGATTGGATTTGAAGTTTTACTTGGTAACGATAATTCCGATATCGCAATTGATGATGTTGCAATGTATGAAGGGAACTGTCCTACTCCAAAATTCAACTGCACTTTTGATGATGATGTGCCACTTTGTGAAGGTGAGGGCATCAACATTAAATACACACTTGACTACttggatttttattttccatgattctattctattctttgaGGGTGAGGACCTTGTTAAGGACCTAGAATTTtcgccagatttggcccattaccctaacaccccggcgccatggcatagtggttagcgcgcctgcctggaacccaaaggtaatgggttcaaggctcgacgctgctaccattgtggtcgtatgtgtccttgggcaagacacttaacggcagttgctccaaaccagtggtcactaataggttgtcaaaattatccgccacacataaaaaaattaaaaaattccccaaaaaataatcacccacaaagtaacaaacatggtaacgtaagctgccacgaggtgtaaaacccgtgtgataacgactgtcgttatccgGCCAAgcggggataaagtaagttacattcattcactcggGGTGCCCATTTATGTGTTTCATGCGACCAGCGCTACTTCATTTCAGACTTTATCGCCAACACAGCCCCAACTCTATTCGCAACACACAATCCAACCAACTACTTCCCATGATACTTTTCAATATTCAATTTCCTTAATCCCAGGTTGGACTATAGAAGATCCAGAAACAGGTCCTGAGCATGAtagatttaattttacaagAAGTCTCCGTCATAGGATTACTTCAGTAAGCCTAGTGCCATCAGATCATACTGGACAAGGtaatttacaattttcttATACTTTGTTAAAGTGTGCCTAATGTAGGCTACACTTGTTTCTAAggaattataatataatttttgtaataGTTAACTTTGTTCTCtggaaaatattattcaaattttttaacttcatattaatatattgtttcatgCTTCATTTCAACTCCAATGATGTGTCCAAACAATCCACTGAGTATAGGTTATAAATCtctttttttatctgtttttgtCATTACATATCCTATCCAGTGACCAAATACTTCACAGATAATAGGTTACcttgattttaaactttgttctAAGCAGAAAATCAAATATACTAATGATATATTCAGACCTTTTTGTAACGTACCGTACCATAACTATAGCAAATAACATAACAAAGATTTTTGTTGGAAAAAATAcctaacaaatttaatatattactaGGTGGAAAATTTGCGTATATACAAAGGTACCAATACTCTTCATGGGCCACTACATCAGCATTGCTAGTTACACCAAACATTTCAATTGAAGGTAGATATATGTTAAAATGCTCAGACCAAACGTATTTCCTATAAATAGACTATAgtgttttagttaaaaaagaacaaatccAACATTATTAATCTGGTGCTTAGAAAACGtgaccaacaaaaatcaagtccaaccactactagtaatagagaaatatatttcgcttaaatggcattgtcagtctctGCAAAAAAagcatataaaaataaagaaaagtaaCAGTATTGAGTGTTATTTCacattttgttacatttttgaaATCTAGATTGTCAACTTTCGCAATATAATGTCAGTTTTATACTCTACTATAATCTAAACTTTACAGCAAACACATCAAGATGCCTTGACTTTTGGTACTACATCCAGGGTCGTACAAGTAGTCGTCTAGAAGTCTACTTGTATAATCACCCAACCAGCTTACAATATAACAACGTGCTGACTTGGTTCACACAGAGAACAACAGAATGGGTGAATGCTAAAGTTAATGTCCCTGGATCTGCTCAGCCAATACGGGTAAGCAACTAATAAGAAACATATGTATTAGGGTATTAAGTATGTAAACTGTAAATTAATCTTACACCCACTATCAAGTTGGAATAATATCTTACACATATGATACGATTGTTATATGTTGGTATATATGTTATagtaattaataaatgaatgattcATTGCATTCATTGCACTCATTGCACTCATTGCACTCATTGCACTCATTGCACTCATTGCACTCATTGCACTCATTGCACTCATTGCACTCATTGCACTCATTGCACTCATTGCACTTATTGCACTCGTTGCATTACCAAAAACAACTATTAAAAGGGGATAAGggtaaaataacaatatagaCACAATTTGTGTTCTtacacttttattttctccaccaaaaaaactaaaactttacACTAAATAGATTGGTTTCCATGGGGAGAGATCAGCCTACGCTAATGTATTGTTTGATGATGTTGTTCTTCTACCTACACAATGTCCAGATGACAGTAAGTGAAGCTATTGCTCCATGCCCTTTTCTTAATGCATGAATTAATAGTGCAGAATGTTTCTGAAAGAAATTATCCGATTTTTCCATTTATCATaccataaaattttaaaacaatcttaTCTACTaatcataaaatacaaattttccATATAATATCTTTGGTATTGTAATggacataatttaaaattttaatacaatattatcctagttgtataattttatttttattttattttagctgTTGGGCTATCTGAATTCACTTGTTCTTTTGATAAAACTGAAGACTTTTGTCACGGTAAGTCAAATTCATTGCTTTGTATTCAGGTTTAAACTCAATAGATCTTTACATTAAATGTTGGGGAATTAAAACGTCACAGCTGCACAACACATGATGGGCATTTGCATAACAATTGATTTACCCTGatgataaatattaacatacCATTTGATaactattatgtttttattaaggtTGGAAACAAAGTATGTCAGATGATCTTGACTGGTTGTTCAttaatagaataaatataactgaaaCTCACGTGGTGGTGGAAAGACAgaaaaatggtaaatttaGATCAGCATTTTGAGTAATTTGCCCACAAATTACtcaaacaaattatttcataaaatatggTATGCTGCTTTTATCATCGTTGTCACACCTTAGGATTAAAATatgtggtgtataaaaaaaattgtttatgatATACCACAGCGGCTAACCACACAATGAACACATAtcgtttaaattataataaaatgtatcAGCAAACGGAAACATCATTTacacaataaaatatgttacaaaaaaaaacgaagatattttatctttgaaaaaacacagttttttcttatttaaattCATCTGTGAAAAAGGTGGGATGTTTGCTTATGTGCCAACAAGTAGATTTACAAATGGAACAAGGGCTGTTCTTCATTCACCAGATGTGATGCTTAACAGTAAGTCAATTACTGTAAATTAATTTAGTAATACTAAATGCCTTTTTAGTTCTTGAAATATTACCAAAAAAGTGTTAATTTCTGCAActactgatttttttaacagacataactttaaatttattttttattctttaacaattttctttttaaaaattaaaaatattgatcaaaaattaaagaatttgTATTATCCTTTACCAGTTAAGGTAGGTTTAATCTATCCAAACTTAAACAGCATCTGAAGAGTATTGTCTTTCTTTCTACGCACTAATGACGCATGCCTCTCCTGGTCAATTTCTCAATGTTTATATGCATGATGGACAGTCCAAGCAACTGATTCATTCTGTGAACACACCTATCTACTGGCAAGGGATTCACATACAAATCAGACCTGAGAATCCCAATGCCCAGgtcaaatatatattgctgatatttaaaaaaatcattaatcTCTCAAAAACTGTGGGAGCATATTCATTTAATCTTATGTAGAAAATAACATCAAACTGGCAGATGTTACAACATGCTATAAATAACACTGCTCTATGTTTGGTGCTATGTATACTCTTACATTTATATGAAGTTTGTTTTAGGTCTAAATAGGGTACCCAAATGTAAAAAAGTCCAAAACTAAGGTTTAGCACTAATTTTACAGAAATTCAATTAGTGTTGCAAAcatgtttattacaaattcTCTTGTTCATCTGGTACTTATGAGAAGCTCTGTGTAAAACGTTGCAGCTTTATGGTTTTTacatattaaacacaaattaaaaaatattttgtcctGGTTTTTCACTTTCTATCTAAACAAAGGTGCACCATGCACTTATTTACATATCAAGTCTTATAAAAAGATCACTTAACTTTTCATATTACTTaaacatagaataaaaggaTTTTGTCACAGTTTTcgtttgaagcaattgctggaATTGGATCGGTTTCCAATATTTctattgatgacatcacaatacacaGTGGGTCATGTGTTGGACGAAACTTTAATTGTTCGTTTAATTGGGGTTTGTGTGGAGGTAAGATgacatatattatgtattcaCATACCTTTTTCCACGATTGCATTTGTTGTGTATTGTTGTACTTTTCCAacttgaaaaatatatataaaagaaaaaaagaagtaaaatatATCGTGTTTGTGATAATGCAGTTTTtgatgtattaaaaaaatatagaataaaatatataattattttacttcAGGCTGGTCGGCATCATCTGTTCACCTGAATTGGTTCTTTTCACCAAGCGTGAATACCCCAACATTTCAAGACCACACTGgaaatggtattttaaacttaatacaAACTGAAATTTAATTCAACTTCTTTCTTTTGCCAAAAGCATATCAATTATAACTAGTGTGTTTTAAAGGTTAATATAGACTTTTCAATTACTGTTTTGATTTTCTAAAATGTAATtcctaaatttaaacaaaaataaatacacaaaaataGTTAATCTTAAAATAACTTATGTAGCAATCCTAAATCCTACATAGTTTGTAGCAGTTATATCAACAGGTGGATACTATGCTGGTATTGTTGATGCTACAAACAGACCACCTGGCATAACAGCTGTATTAACATCACCCCCTATCACACTTGCAGGTAAATATTTCCATCTTATCATACATAGAACTCTTCTTATACTATCATACTTCGATAGTGatattgttaacatttttagGTCAGCAATTCTTCATGTTCAGCAATTCTTCATGTTAAGTTTAGTCCATTTTTAAGTTAAcatactaaaatatattgtgtaatGTGTTCATGGTCACAGTTATTGTATAACACTACgttttaacaagttttgtGCAACATTTTGTATTGCTTTTCAGTTGAACAAGTTTATTGTGTtgatttttggttaaaaagtcATCAAGATTTCAACAACACAGCAATAGTAAATGTGAATAGCAAGTTATCTGGAAAAACATCCTTAGTGTCAACATGTCAAGTGATGACCAGTATCTGGGAGAATTGTGTTTCTTCTATTACTCCGAATGTTACTGGTTTGTACCAGGTAATGTAACCGAATTACAAAACTATTATTCATACCTGTTATTGAGCAAGACAGTAGACACTTGAAAAATTTTAATCCTTCGCTTCTActattgtggacgtatgtgtccctgggcaagacacttaacaacaattgctccaacccagcagtcactaatgggttgtccaaattatcagccatacataaaaaaatgaaaaaatccctcCAAAAATAAactcccacaaagtaacattcttggtaactcgtaagctggcacaaggtatatgaatacccgtgtttatcgactgtcattttcctgTCACGCATGgctaaattaagttacatttattcaatccaAACCAGTTGTCAATATTGTCCAGTAGTccaataaaaatacaagttcCTATATTGGCCATTATgttgaataaaatatcatGTGGTAACCTGCCAAGTTATTTCATCATGctggtataaatatattttaagtatgAATGCAAAGTGTAACACTGGTGGGAAAAAAGAAAtaagaatgaataaaaaattgtaacttactttatcctagcgtgcccgaaaaaacgacagttgatTATGTTTCTTACACCTTGGCCAGCTTACAAGATACcaagtattttactttgtgggtgatttttttgttgggattttttatgtgtagctgataatttggataactcattagtgaccactgggttggagcaattgccgttaagtgtcttgcccaaggatagaAACagccacaacggtagcagcaaAGAGGTAACGtgccacaaaatattttgcagaTTGAATTCGATGTAATACGCGACACAGAGACTGTGTTCACAATTAtgattgatgacatcacaatctaTCCTGCTCCATGTGTCGTTTAATACAAAACAGAGAGACTtgggataaaaaataaacgacttttgcatttatttgtatgtgtgttgtgattatgtattaaaaactttagtaTAAGAAGAGCATTAATCCTTGTTgccaaaaatattcaattcaGCAACAGTAGAATTGCTTGACTAGAAGAGCTACGCTAGGCATCATCAGAATTTACATTGAGAAGAATAGATTTTCCTACAATTTGTCTTTATTTCTTGCCccctaaacaacaaataaactgTCAAAAGCACTCTCTACTAAaagtaaattcaaaataatttaatattcatcACAACTTAAAGCCTTACTTGAATGAGGTTGGTGCATCAGCC is a window of Ciona intestinalis unplaced genomic scaffold, KH HT000038.2, whole genome shotgun sequence DNA encoding:
- the LOC100180130 gene encoding MAM and LDL-receptor class A domain-containing protein 1-like, encoding MQPTSCKNPTLHVPADQFSCKFDITSSFCKGWSQGPGNKMLLFAQGAIPDTYLEQYEHTRNGGRFAYVPDLRDGKTSNSVQLVSPIVTLNTTSRYCLTAAYLNNGRSGNYNFAVHQVKNNVTAVIFRSTKKQFWWNQFGRTIRGSNIPVQYIFEIVFPRNRRLSDSLFLDDIVLYPTSCLDLPFNCSFDHSQLCLGWSQSRSDQLTWRLRNRPTSSRNTGPQYEHTENKGYYAFVEADTGTAGNRGAMFSPRIHQKSNVTYCFDFWYHKRGELGAGSLLNVFKASSKRSTKRNLIKSFSEVHTHWRHSLIEMNGEAEPFIIGFEVLLGNDNSDIAIDDVAMYEGNCPTPKFNCTFDDDVPLCEGWTIEDPETGPEHDRFNFTRSLRHRITSVSLVPSDHTGQGGKFAYIQRYQYSSWATTSALLVTPNISIEANTSRCLDFWYYIQGRTSSRLEVYLYNHPTSLQYNNVLTWFTQRTTEWVNAKVNVPGSAQPIRIGFHGERSAYANVLFDDVVLLPTQCPDDTVGLSEFTCSFDKTEDFCHGWKQSMSDDLDWLFINRINITETHVVVERQKNGGMFAYVPTSRFTNGTRAVLHSPDVMLNTSEEYCLSFYALMTHASPGQFLNVYMHDGQSKQLIHSVNTPIYWQGIHIQIRPENPNAQFSFEAIAGIGSVSNISIDDITIHSGSCVGRNFNCSFNWGLCGGWSASSVHLNWFFSPSVNTPTFQDHTGNGGYYAGIVDATNRPPGITAVLTSPPITLAVEQVYCVDFWLKSHQDFNNTAIVNVNSKLSGKTSLVSTCQVMTSIWENCVSSITPNVTGLYQIEFDVIRDTETVFTIMIDDITIYPAPCVV